DNA sequence from the Pseudomonadota bacterium genome:
GATACGGCCTGCCGCATAGAATTTTTCTTGATAGTTAACTGTAAGTGGGAAGAAATCCACACCAGCTTTAGGAGCTTTAGCAAAACATGCTGTCGCCATAACAACGGTATCACCGTATGTTACTGTCACAGCACCGTCTGCTTGACGGGCAATTTTACCCGTTTCGATGGTCATAGTACGACCGCCGAGATCAAACTCTTTTTTGTAAACTGTAAACATGAACTGTTTATCCTTGTTTTGTGCGCTCAGACCCCTTTCGTCTGCGTCATCCTTTGATATTCAGGTGCCTCATCGTCCAAGCACCGAGCGCGGGGTTATATTTCTGTCTTTTATATTCCATTTGGTTATACCCTGTTTTAGGGGTGTGTACAATAAAAAACAAGCCCCTGGAAGGGCTTGCTTTAACATTTTTTCGATTAGCCATTGATGGGTGTTTTGCTCAGCCAGCGCGGGACCTGTACACCAAAGGAATAGAGGGCAGTGACGAGCCAAACAGTTCCTGTGGTCATCCAGCCCATTTGCAGAACTGTTTGCAAGCCTTCACTGAAAGCTAGAAACGTGCAGATGCCAAGCACCATGGTGATAAGTGCTTGCAGCGCCAGGAGGTAGTTCCATGGATTGAAATCTGTGCCACCACCAATCTTGGTGAGTTCACCGAGGGTATTTCTATCCTTCAGGCCTTGCGCAATATTGCAGACAAAGGCAAGAAAAATCAGTACGACCCATGCTGTGAACTGCAAAGCTTCAACGGCTTTGACAGGGAAACAGACCGCGGTGATCAGAAAAATGCTGGCCGCAATAGCTGTGGCGCTCACAGCAATTTTCTGGTTCAAGGTGAGAGAGTTCAGCTGAGACAGCATGATAGTGCTCCGGTATATGGGAAAGTTTCAGATTGTTTGTACATTAAGGTATGGGGGTGAATATATTAAAAAACAAGCCCCGTGAGGGCTTGTTTTTAAGGTTTTATCTATGGTTTAACCTGCGCCTGGTCCTGTATCTTCTGCGCGTGTTTCCACATCAATTGGGTTTTTCTCAAGCTCTTTGAAGATGTCACGTACTTCATTTAGACCTTCTGTTTTGTGGTCAAATGGAAGCGGGTTAGGGATTTTACCTTTACGAACAAGGTTCAATGCATTTCCTGCTTGTTTAATGACGTTATGACGCAGTGTTTTTAGAAGCATAATTGGCTCATTAAGAACGCCCCATGTTGCAATGTCTTTTTTGAAGGCCATTGCGTGACGTGCACCTGGGTTATTGGTTACACCAGAGCCCATAGCACGTGTTCTAAGTTTTACAATGGCTTCCATTGGGGCAACGCCTTTCGGGCAGGCATCAACACACATACCGCAGCGCGTGCAATCCCAAATACCATTCTTTTCAGAAAGCTCTTTCAGGCGATCTGTTTTTTGCCCTTCACGAGGATCAGAAACAAAACGGAAAGCTTTTGCAAGAGCAGCAGGGCCGAGGAAGTCTGGGTTCTCAACCATCGCAGTACAGTCACTGTAGCAAGCACCACACATGATACAGTTACTCACCATGTTCACTTGCTCAAATGATGTTTTATCAACGTCTGCATTTGTTTCAGAACCTTCTTGAACGAAAGGTGTGATGTTGTTTACTTTTTTGTAAAATGGCTGAATATCAACAACGAGATCTTTAAGAACAGGTTGGTTTTTCTGTGCTTCAATTTCAATGACAGCACCGCTTGCTGGAACGTTCATGTTGCCATCAACGCCGTTTACCATGTCTTTTACTTTTGTCTTACAAGCGAGGCGAGAACGGTTGTTGACGAACATACCACAGCTTCCGCAAATAGATGCGCGACAAGAACGACGGAATGTGAGAGAGCCATCTTGCTCCCCTTTAATTTTTTCAAGGCCTTGTAGGATTGTTGTTGAGTCATCGTACTCAACTTTAA
Encoded proteins:
- a CDS encoding 2Fe-2S iron-sulfur cluster-binding protein encodes the protein MATETKKTATKTAAKKTTTAKKTVAKKTTSAKTTAAKKTTAAKKPAAKPAAKKAPAKKATPAKKTATKAAPKKTAAKTTTKKTTSTKKAAPKKAPAKKAAATKKAAPKASKAKSVTFRIKRGEQVDGVFEARHEEFKVEYDDSTTILQGLEKIKGEQDGSLTFRRSCRASICGSCGMFVNNRSRLACKTKVKDMVNGVDGNMNVPASGAVIEIEAQKNQPVLKDLVVDIQPFYKKVNNITPFVQEGSETNADVDKTSFEQVNMVSNCIMCGACYSDCTAMVENPDFLGPAALAKAFRFVSDPREGQKTDRLKELSEKNGIWDCTRCGMCVDACPKGVAPMEAIVKLRTRAMGSGVTNNPGARHAMAFKKDIATWGVLNEPIMLLKTLRHNVIKQAGNALNLVRKGKIPNPLPFDHKTEGLNEVRDIFKELEKNPIDVETRAEDTGPGAG